In Roseisolibacter agri, a genomic segment contains:
- a CDS encoding potassium transporter Kup yields the protein MSANSSDAAPQSGPSSADSTSGDPSSRPAAPAALPSMSTTAETPTTLHPHASHHRPEENPTGRKLAVLTLTALGVVYGDIGTSPLYSIQECFREEFGLAPSIANVYGVLSLIVWSLVLVVSVKYVMFILRADNKGEGGVYALLALLLQRQNREGEAKRRALLIALGLFGGAFLYGDGIITPAISVLGAVNGISVVAPALGRFVVPISFAIIAALFYFQYKGTAKVGGAFGWIMLTWFLSIGLLGIAEIVNHPEVFTALNPWHAITFFTSHPTRSFVVLGAVVLVITGGEALYADMGHFGRKPIRLAWFGFVLPCLLLNYFGQGALLIRDPSAVANPFYLLAPKALQIPLLVVATLAAIVASQALISGAFSLTQQAIQLGYVPRLQIIHTSHEQAGQIYIPEVNKALAIGTLLLVVTFRSAAALAATYGVAVTATMAITTILFALIARQRFGWSRAKMRVFLYGFLAIDLMFFASNLLKVPHGGWVPLGIAALVFLLMTTWKRGREILQELLQKATIPMDMFLADVARRQPPRVPGTAVFMTSTSGGAPVVLLHHLKHNKVLHEQVVLLSIRSAEVPDVDEEETLEVEKLGHGFYRVAATYGFMETPDVPQVMKFLNSRGIRARPNETSYYLGRERLLPSGKTRMMRWRKKLFVFMSRNARSATEFFNIPPNRVVELGTQVEF from the coding sequence ATGTCCGCGAACTCATCGGACGCGGCGCCGCAATCGGGCCCGTCGTCCGCCGATTCCACCTCGGGCGATCCGTCAAGTCGGCCGGCGGCCCCTGCCGCCCTCCCGTCCATGTCGACGACGGCCGAGACGCCGACGACGCTCCACCCTCACGCGTCGCACCACCGCCCCGAGGAGAACCCCACCGGCCGCAAGCTGGCCGTCCTCACGCTGACGGCGCTCGGCGTCGTCTACGGCGACATCGGCACCAGCCCGCTCTACTCCATCCAGGAGTGCTTCCGCGAGGAGTTCGGGCTCGCCCCCTCGATCGCGAACGTCTACGGCGTGCTGTCGCTGATCGTCTGGTCGCTCGTGCTCGTGGTCAGCGTCAAGTACGTGATGTTCATCCTGCGCGCCGACAACAAGGGCGAGGGCGGCGTCTACGCGCTGCTCGCGCTGCTGCTGCAGCGCCAGAACCGCGAGGGCGAGGCGAAGCGGCGCGCGCTGCTGATCGCGCTCGGGCTCTTCGGCGGCGCGTTCCTCTACGGCGACGGCATCATCACGCCCGCCATCTCGGTGCTCGGCGCCGTCAACGGCATCAGCGTCGTCGCGCCCGCGCTCGGCCGCTTCGTGGTGCCGATCTCGTTCGCGATCATCGCGGCGCTCTTCTACTTCCAGTACAAGGGCACGGCCAAGGTGGGGGGCGCCTTCGGCTGGATCATGCTCACCTGGTTCCTGAGCATCGGCCTGCTCGGCATCGCGGAGATCGTGAACCATCCCGAGGTGTTCACGGCGCTCAACCCGTGGCACGCGATCACCTTCTTCACCAGCCATCCCACGCGCTCGTTCGTCGTGCTCGGTGCGGTGGTGCTGGTGATCACGGGTGGCGAGGCGCTGTACGCCGACATGGGCCACTTCGGCCGCAAGCCGATCCGGCTGGCGTGGTTCGGCTTCGTGCTCCCGTGCCTGCTGCTGAACTACTTCGGCCAGGGCGCGCTGCTCATCCGCGACCCGTCGGCGGTGGCGAACCCGTTCTACCTGCTGGCGCCCAAGGCGCTGCAGATCCCGCTGCTGGTGGTCGCGACGCTGGCGGCGATCGTGGCGTCGCAGGCGCTCATCTCGGGCGCGTTCTCGCTCACGCAGCAGGCGATCCAGCTCGGCTACGTGCCGCGCCTGCAGATCATCCACACGTCCCACGAGCAGGCGGGGCAGATCTACATCCCCGAGGTCAACAAGGCGCTGGCGATCGGCACGCTGCTGCTGGTCGTCACCTTCCGCTCGGCGGCGGCGCTGGCGGCGACGTACGGCGTGGCCGTGACGGCGACGATGGCGATCACGACGATCCTGTTCGCGCTCATCGCGCGGCAGCGCTTCGGCTGGTCGCGGGCCAAGATGCGCGTCTTCCTGTACGGGTTCCTGGCGATCGACCTGATGTTCTTCGCCTCGAACCTGCTGAAGGTGCCGCACGGCGGCTGGGTGCCGCTCGGCATCGCGGCGCTCGTGTTCCTGCTGATGACGACGTGGAAGCGGGGCCGCGAGATCCTGCAGGAGCTGCTGCAGAAGGCGACGATCCCGATGGACATGTTCCTCGCCGACGTCGCGCGCCGCCAGCCGCCGCGCGTGCCCGGGACGGCCGTCTTCATGACGTCCACCTCGGGCGGCGCACCGGTCGTGCTGCTGCACCACCTGAAGCACAACAAGGTGCTGCACGAGCAGGTGGTGCTGCTCTCCATCCGCTCGGCCGAGGTGCCGGACGTCGACGAGGAGGAGACGCTGGAGGTCGAGAAGCTCGGCCACGGCTTCTACCGCGTGGCCGCGACGTACGGCTTCATGGAGACGCCCGACGTCCCGCAGGTGATGAAGTTCCTCAACTCGCGCGGCATCCGCGCGCGGCCGAACGAGACGTCCTACTACCTCGGCCGCGAGCGCCTGCTGCCGAGCGGCAAGACGCGGATGATGCGCTGGCGGAAGAAGCTGTTCGTCTTCATGTCGCGCAACGCGCGCTCGGCGACGGAGTTCTTCAACATCCCGCCGAACCGCGTGGTGGAGCTGGGGACGCAGGTGGAGTTCTGA
- a CDS encoding Spy/CpxP family protein refolding chaperone translates to MERSKLLAAAFLAGAFTLGATVGFGFDRSIGRPDASPAASAYADFAEELALTPEQKAAVDSILDVQHRAIDSLLAPVRPQMRAVRDTAQREIAARLSPEQRGKYERYLARRAEEQARMRARLERPR, encoded by the coding sequence ATGGAGCGGTCCAAACTCCTGGCGGCAGCCTTCCTCGCTGGTGCCTTCACCCTCGGTGCGACGGTCGGCTTCGGCTTCGACCGGTCGATCGGCCGGCCCGACGCCAGCCCGGCCGCCTCGGCCTACGCGGACTTCGCCGAGGAGCTGGCGCTGACGCCGGAGCAGAAGGCGGCGGTCGACTCGATCCTCGACGTGCAGCACCGGGCGATCGACTCGCTGCTGGCCCCGGTGCGCCCGCAGATGCGGGCCGTCCGCGACACGGCGCAGCGCGAGATCGCCGCCCGCCTCTCGCCCGAGCAGCGCGGGAAGTACGAGCGCTACCTCGCGCGCCGCGCGGAGGAGCAGGCACGGATGCGGGCGAGGTTGGAGCGGCCGCGCTGA
- a CDS encoding RNA polymerase sigma factor, whose translation MAEPVRTPVAAPVAAPVFEPAADPVLAERALVLAAQAGDARAFAGLVRLHQRRAYAVARAIVLTHEDAEDATQEGFLHAYRALDRFRPEQAFGAWLHRIVANAALDIARRRKVRDADELPETVASPRPMRDPAESLELRSRLREALDRLSARQRAVIVLHDVEGFKHAEIGAMLGIPEGTARSDLHHARAALRRQLGELRGDL comes from the coding sequence GTGGCTGAGCCGGTCCGCACCCCGGTCGCCGCCCCCGTGGCGGCCCCGGTGTTCGAGCCGGCCGCCGATCCGGTGCTCGCCGAGCGCGCGCTCGTGCTGGCAGCCCAGGCCGGGGACGCCCGCGCGTTCGCAGGGCTCGTCCGCCTGCACCAGCGCCGCGCCTACGCGGTCGCCCGCGCGATCGTCCTCACGCACGAGGACGCCGAGGACGCGACGCAGGAAGGCTTCCTGCACGCCTACCGCGCGCTCGACCGGTTCCGCCCGGAGCAGGCGTTCGGCGCCTGGCTGCACCGCATCGTCGCCAACGCGGCGCTCGACATCGCGCGCCGCCGCAAGGTGCGCGACGCGGACGAGCTGCCCGAGACGGTCGCGTCACCGCGGCCGATGCGCGACCCGGCGGAGTCGCTCGAGCTGCGCAGCCGCCTGCGCGAGGCGCTCGATCGGCTGAGCGCGCGCCAGCGCGCGGTGATCGTGCTGCACGACGTGGAGGGGTTCAAGCACGCGGAGATCGGCGCGATGCTCGGCATCCCGGAAGGGACGGCCCGCTCCGACCTCCATCACGCCCGCGCGGCGCTGCGGCGCCAGCTCGGCGAGCTGCGAGGAGACCTCTGA